A single genomic interval of Plodia interpunctella isolate USDA-ARS_2022_Savannah chromosome 16, ilPloInte3.2, whole genome shotgun sequence harbors:
- the LOC128676461 gene encoding histidine-rich glycoprotein-like → MKCLVVFALVCLAAASARGLAEDEKDLVAAASGKSHHHEEGGGHHHHADHHHEHGEKGHKGHKGHHHHHKGEHEHHGKHHHEGHHKEHGGGHKKHWDEHDHHGHHHEHGHHHKGGKHGHHKHHDKGEKTDGYHKKYHKDHFHKDHHFYDDHHNEGKHHKHGHHHGHHDEHGGHHKKGGHSHHGHHEHHHGKHGHHDKHHHDEHHKGHKGHHGHEEHHHHHHDHGKKGGHHDHKDWGFHHGKH, encoded by the coding sequence ATGAAGTGTCTTGTCGTATTCGCTTTAGTTTGCCTCGCGGCGGCGTCCGCGAGGGGACTCGCCGAAGATGAGAAGGATTTGGTAGCGGCTGCCAGTGGCAAGTCCCATCATCATGAGGAAGGCGGTGGTCACCATCACCACGCTGACCACCATCATGAACACGGAGAGAAAGGACATAAAGGACACAAaggtcatcatcatcaccacAAGGGTGAACACGAGCATCACGGGAAGCATCACCACGAAGGACACCACAAAGAACACGGTGGCGGTCACAAGAAGCACTGGGATGAGCATGATCATCACGGTCATCATCACGAGCACGGTCATCATCACAAAGGAGGGAAACACGGTCATCACAAGCATCACGATAAGGGAGAGAAAACTGACGGATACCATAAGAAATACCATAAGGATCATTTCCATAAGGACCATCACTTCTACGATGACCATCATAACGAAGGCAAGCATCACAAGCACGGTCATCATCACGGCCATCACGATGAGCATGGAGGTCATCATAAGAAGGGTGGTCACAGTCATCACGGACACCATGAACACCATCACGGTAAACACGGCCATCACGACAAGCATCACCATGATGAACATCACAAGGGTCACAAGGGTCATCACGGTCACGAGGAGCACCATCACCATCATCACGACCATGGCAAGAAGGGCGGTCATCACGACCACAAGGACTGGGGCTTCCACCACGGAAAGCATTAA
- the LOC128676457 gene encoding cytochrome P450 6B4-like, translated as MFFESFLINFFVILVLLVALTFDYITKFFSYWYIRHVPYKTCIPFFGSDYHRVLGIRSNTEEVNNFYENYPKEKFAGAVKSRIPDLIVRDPDAVKRMLSTDFANFHSRGLGLDKSQDVCLRNNLFYADGEKWTLLRRGIETLIQNMEWTQRDLNECLPGTNGDVIVQHLLSKVLDLIFNDLLLDGSDASVIRNLRSAHSLSLSNKLKTYLKNVFPLLYELFGLQTLPGEPSKETQTALQGSKLLGKIKQGSVFQMGIKEKDRRNTNEADFAFSSLAMFINEGYLPCLYTLTSMLYELAKYPEVQKKVRQSIGNNEDYLDAVVKESLRLHPAYSVISRQCVKMYQYPENKLVIDKKVTINVPVEAIHRDEKYHEKPTVFNPERFLSNYDDNTYLPFGLGPRKCVGDKLSQQIIKDVARSILKKYEVSPCDKTPASLPVTDHNFGRAVAQDVWLRFRTVAS; from the exons ATGTTCTTCGAGAGCTTCCTCATCAACTTCTTCGTCATCCTCGTCCTCCTGGTGGCCCTCACCTTCGACTATATCACCAAGTTCTTCAGCTATTGGTACATCCGCCACGTCCCCTACAAAACATGTATCCCATTTTTCGGGTCCGATTACCACAGAGTCTTAGGAATCAGAAGTAATACGGAAGAAGTGAATAATTTCTACGAGAATTACCCAAAGGAAAAGTTTGCCGGAGCAGTCAAAAGCCGAATTCCCGACCTCATTGTTCGAGACCCGGATGCAGTAAAAAGGATGTTGTCAACGGATTTTGCAAATTTCCATAGTCGAGGCCTCGGCTTGGACAAATCTCAAGATGTTTGTTTAcgaaacaatttgttttacgCCGACGGAGAAAAGTGGACCTTATTGCGACGCGGAATAGAAACGCTAATCCAAAACATGGAGTGGACGCAGAGAGATTTAAATGAATGTTTGCCGGGAACAAATGGAGACGTTATCGTTCAGCATTTGTTGTCAAAGGTACTGGATTTAATATTCAACGATTTGTTACTGGACGGCTCCGATGCATCGGTTATACGGAACCTGAGATCAGCGCATAGTCTTTCTCTGTCGAACAAATTGAAAACGTACTTGAAAAATGTGTTTCCATTATTATACGAGCTGTTTGGGTTGCAAACGTTGCCGGGGGAGCCGTCCAAAGAAACTCAGACAGCGTTACAAGGATCCAAACTGCTCGGGAAAATAAAGCAAGGATCTGTTTTTCAAATGGGAATAAAGGAAAAAGACAGAAGGAACACTAACGAGGCTGACTTTGCGTTTTCTTCGCTGGCTATGTTCATAAATGAAGGATATTTACCGTGCTTATATACACTGACGTCGATGCTATATGAGTTGGCGAAATATCCCGAGGTTCAAAAGAAAGTTAGACAGTCAATTGGAAATAATGAAGACTATTTAGATGCTGTCGTAAAAGAGTCATTAAGGCTACATCCAGCGTATTCAGTAATAAGTAGACAGTGCGTGAAGATGTACCAATATCCTGAGAACAAGTTGGTGATTGACAAAAAGGTCACAATAAATGTTCCAGTGGAAGCGATACATAgagatgaaaaatatcatgaaaAACCCACCGTGTTCAATCCAGAAAGGTTCCTGAGTAACTATGATGACAATACATATTTACCTTTTGGACTTGGGCCGAGAAAATGTGTTg GCGACAAGCTCTCCCAGCAGATAATCAAAGACGTAGCTCGCAGCATCCTGAAGAAGTATGAAGTATCTCCGTGTGATAAGACCCCTGCTTCCCTGCCCGTGACGGACCACAACTTTGGACGAGCTGTCGCTCAAGATGTGTGGCTGAGATTCAGGACTGTTGCGTCTTAA